One Phaseolus vulgaris cultivar G19833 chromosome 11, P. vulgaris v2.0, whole genome shotgun sequence genomic window carries:
- the LOC137838507 gene encoding uncharacterized protein, which translates to MPAKTDKRLGPNKNAWCEFHKAYGHPIRNCLALGHQLDELVKNDFLKDYLMESQGDQTLTPGGDQGHKMPVHGEIHTISGGFLGGGCIASQRKKYARVVMTVEAQEADQALDIDLVFTKADLRDVVPHNNDPVVILVVTAGRKVHCVLVDQGSSTDVMFWSTFNKLQLSLDQLRPYTGCLYGFAGEQVEVCGHLELRTTFTDGVASRTENIRYLVVNAPSAYNILLRRPALNRLRAVVSTRHMKMKLPNLGGTVITIKSYQKEAKRCYENSLKTKRGVFTVTTRAPSEEGVARVEIARKR; encoded by the coding sequence ATGCCCGCAAAGACTGACAAGAGGTTAGGGCCTAACaagaacgcctggtgtgagttccacaaagCATATGGTCACCCCATACGTAACTGTTTGGCACTCGGACACCAGTTGGACGAACTGGTGAAGAATGATTTCCTGAAGGACTACTTGATGGAGTCACAGGGAGACCAAACGTTAACGCCAGGAGGTGATCAGGGGCACAAGATGCCCGTCCATGGTGAGATTCACACCATTTCGGGGGGTTTCTTAGGCGGAGGATGCATCGCTTCTCAGCGGAAGAAGTATGCAAGAGTGGTGATGACGGTAGAGGCGCAAGAGGCGGACCAGGCCCTTGACAtcgaccttgtcttcaccaaggctGACCTCCGAGATGTCGTCCCCCACAACAATGACCCAGTGGTGATCTTGGTAGTAACTgcagggaggaaggtgcacTGCGtcctggtggaccagggaagctcgacagacgtgatgttttggtcaactttcaacaagttgcagttgtctcTTGATCAACTGAGGCCTTACACTGGctgtttgtatgggtttgcgggAGAGCAGGTGGAAGTGTGTGGACACCTAGAGCTGAGAACCACCTTCACAGATGGTGTCGCCTCCCGCACAGAGaacatcaggtaccttgttgttAACGCTCCCTCAGCTTACAATATACTATTGCGCAGACCCGCACTGAACAGGTTGAGGGCGGTAGtgtcgacaaggcacatgaagatgaagctgcctaACTTGGGTGGAacggtgatcaccatcaagtcataccagaaggaggctaagagatgctacgagaatagcctcaaaACAAAGAGAGGGGTGTTCACAGTCACCACCCGGGCTCCAAGTGAAGAAGGGGTCGCCCGTGTAGAGATCGCCCGAAAGAGGTGA